Sequence from the bacterium genome:
TCGTTCTCCGAGCCGCCAGATACAGTAGTCCAAAGATTATCGGCGCTATTATTAATTCCACCACCGATAGTGCAATATTTATAATTTGAACCGGAAGTCCCTGTAACGGAATTAACACCTAAATTAACATGCGTCGAATCAGCATTACCATAAAGAGTATTACCAAACCTAGATAAACCCCATGGTCCACCTGCTATCATTGTTGTATCACCACCGTCAGAAGAAATGAAAGTCCAATCGTTATCCGAAGCAAGATCACCTGTATAATCGATAGTTAAATCAAAAATATCCTCGGTAACGCTTATATCATGGCCACCTATTATGTTCACCGAACCGGTGATACCGTTAACATCATTTACAATATCGGGTATCTCCGGAGCAAGAAAATTAAGCATAATATTGGGACGAAAATCCGCTGTTGACGTCATCGGAAAAGTAGCATCAGATGGATTATACCGAGCATTTACAGAGGTTGTCGTTTTTCCGACCCAAGCCGAGAATATACCCGCTGTTGAATTTTTACGCATTGTGACGAGTATATTATTGCCAGCATATACAAAGCCATGAGGAAACTCGAGTTCGACTGTGCTATCTGGATTTATTGTGAGTGTTGCACTAGATATTATGGGATCACCGGCAGGGAAAATCGAACCGGCGGAAAGATCGCTAATAATAACATTGTCGAACCAAATATCTATATCGGAAATAGAACCAGAAATCGATGTCGATATTAATATTGCACCATACATCCTACCACCTGTGCAACCGACCTCATCCGATAGAATAAGAAATTGTCCTATCGAAGGCGTGAAGGTCTGAAGATTGACCGGAATAAACTGGTTATTCCCTGTTCCATCGGTAAGATCGACAAGAAGTGGACAATCTCCTGGCGCGAGCGTGAGTTCCACCACAATATTCGACCCCACTGCCTCCACAGTAATTCCACCTTCACCGACAATATCCAGATCGCCAGTTAATGTATTTAAACTACTAACGCCTCCAACGCTCCCAAGGCGGATACTGTCTTTGACCTCCTCGTTAATCTTGGCCCAGCTAACACCACCGTTTTTGATCTGAAGCGTATCGGTAACTATTTCTATACCATCGCGAACATTGACATTAAGCGTATCTCCTGCTACAACAGATAATCCCTCACCAGCCGGAATACCAATAATATCTGTCCATGCTACAGCGCCAGCACTATCGGCAAATAGAGTATGACCCACCGAATCGATATAACCGATTGAATCGACATACGTGATATGATCGATGTAAGCTATAGAATCGATATAATGGATGCTATCGATATATTCCGTGCCAATTGCAGAACCCGCCGAGATAGCATAAGGCACCGAGTAAAGAGCTACCCTGGGCGTCATAACATCTCCATCGACTGTAACCTGTAAAAAGTATTGCTCATCGAATTGCAAAGAATCGGGGAATGCAGTTACTGAACCAAGATGAACATCAAAAAGCCCTTTGAGAATCTGAACAGCTCTTTGAGTTTCTGTCCAAAGGTGACTACCACCAATAGACGATGGGTATAGCGCAAACGCTATATCCAGTGTGTCGGTAATACCTATCCCCGAAACATCGGCGAGCTTACCCTGATAGTTGATTATTCGAGGAATAGCCGCTAAAACTGGAAAAATCAGTAAAACGATGCATAGAATAATAAAGAATGTTCTTTTCATATTAACTCCGCAAGTTTATGGGATACATTATCAACTTCATTAATTTTAATTTTATGGCAAATAAATCTGCGCTAATAATAATACTTCAATACATCGTTGATGATTTGGATTTTCACATGAAATCGGCGCAACGAAATCAAACCAAAGCATTGTAGTACTTCCCGGTTCACCTTCAGGAGGCAAGAAATACCCTCCAGGGCCAAAGATCACTGACGTAGCCCACACCGGAGAATCTTTAATATAATCGTGTATTCTCGTCCAGGATACAGGAGGTGTAGATAAATCAGTAAACTGCGCATACAATGAGAATTTATTACTCCCCGGATTATATGCCGGTCTCCAGTCAGGGTCTTCAACCCACCCAGCAGTGATATCCAGAATATTCTGAACCTCAAGCCCAAGCTCAATGGGAACATTTGAATAGCTATAAATTTTAATTGAATCTGTATTCAACATGGCCTTCTCTTCTGCCCAATCCAATGTTCCAGGAATAACCCAATATACACTGTCATTCGGGAATATACCCCTTTGAGCTATCTCCAGATTAATTTGAATCCTTGTTGGGATATAGTGAGCAAAGAAGGTATCTGGGATAGTCACCTCTGGAACTGTTAGACTTGTATCGGTCGGGAAACCCGGAATACCCCAATAATCGAAGATATATACCGAATCAGAGAAGACGTCATAGTTACTTACTTCAAGGAGAAGCGAAGTTCCCCATTCATGCCAAAAATCGACTATGGCGACTCCAGGATACAACTCTCCATCTACTTTAATTGCTCCATGAGTTTCGCGAGGAACCTTTTCAACCCTACATAAAGATTTCTTTGTGTAAATAGCTGCGAGTGAATCGAAACCAACTATAGGACCACAGAGCCTTGTTGGCGTTGTAACACCATCATTCCATCTAAAAAATTCATATTTCAAGAAAGCAGTTGAATCTGAAAGGGTATGCTCAACTCTATGTGTGCTACCCTCATCCCACCAGAATTCCTGACGAACAACATCGACACCAGTATAGGTATCTGTATCGACGACAAGTCTCCCAATATGGTTTTCTTGAGGATGTTTTTCGATAATAACATGCCATCTTTTGTTGTAATCTACATATAACGTAGTATCAGATTCGGGTATGAACACTCTCGTTTCGGAAATAGATGAATCTACCCGCCATCTGAGGAAATCGAACATAACTTCGTAATTAAAATCTAGGATTGAAACCTGAATAGTATATTCAAAGCCTCGCACAAGATACCCAGCATAAGATTCACCATAAGTTGTATCGTCGTCAACCCTGATCCAACCAAGAGAATCACCAATAGGAGATTTAATAATCTCAACCCAAACAGCTTCACGGAACTCGGCAACCAGATTGTAAGAGCTGTCTATTAAGATAAAAGTAGAATCTGAATTAATATCATCTATTAAAGCACCATACCCAGAATCGTGCCATTGAACGAATACATACGGGTCTTCTTCATCCATAACAACAGAATCTGTAACTAAAACAGCAGAATCACCAGAATTATACCAACCCTCTACACCTAAGTTAATTGGATTTACGCTATCGGGAAGCCCTGTATGAGCCAACTCGATATAGTATTGATCATCATAAATCCAAGAAATGCTACCAGAATGAGTCATATCAAATTCAACGAGGTTGCCAATGCCCGAATCGGGAACAACAATTCCATCGCCAGTCCAACCCCTACATGAATGCCTGAAGGCCGGATGAATCCATAATGTATCGATATTAGATGCAACAATATGTCTTCCAACCGGGTGATATGTAGTGCCTATTGGAGGTATTGGTGACGAGTATGATGGCGCCGAAACCCTAAGAGTCACGACATCATTTGACCAAAGCCATTCTATTCCTGAAGCCATGGTTAAGGTAATATCACAATACCCAGAATAACCAAACATAGGAACGCTTCCGAAACCGTTATATCCTACACAATACCATCCAAATGCTGGACTTGTAACATAAGCAGTAAAACATGAAAGAGGTTCATACCAATGAACACCCTCTGGTGGATTAGGAGAATCGTGACCACCGGGATTTATAACAACAAAAGGAATAAGGTCTTCCCCATCCCAATTCCACGTGAGCGTGCTGAACATATTAAGTGTGAAACCCACAGTAGTTCCAGCCCCGGAAAGCGGGGTGCTACCAGTGCCCGACCAACCACTACACCAATGTGAACCATCGGTGGGTGTAACATACGCGATTATATCGGTTCCGTGAGGATACATATGTCTGCCTCGGGTTGGAAGCGGTTCCCCAAAACGACTAAATATCCATACCGTATCCACTGGACCAGAAGGATAATAAATCCAATGCCAATCGATTTCCGTCGGTGCGTTAAGCGTGAAATGAACGCTGTCGGCACTTGTTGAGGGTATTGCGCCAAAGGCTGTATACCCGGTGCACCACCAACCACTATCCGGATTATTTGCGACATAGGCCTCTATGTCAGAATCGACCGGATACCAGTGGGTTCCAATAAAGGGTACAGGCGGCCCATGAACCGAAGGTGAACTCGAAATAACTAAAGACAATTCCAAAGTGCCGTCCCATTGCCAAACAAGCCAACCGTTATCATCCATAACAAAGTTCACAACATTCTCTGAACCGGATATCGGCGCAACCGATCCATCGCCCAAAAAACCGGTGCAATAATGCCATTCGCCTTCCTCGAAGGTGCTGTCCTCGACGCTACACCAAACAGAAGTTCCCCTTGGGACAACATAAATCCCTATTGGATGTGGGTGACCGTATCTACTATATACCCTTAAAGTGCAAAGATCGTCGCTGGTTGGAACCCAGACCCATTCGATGCTCGAACAATCATATACTTCGAACCAAAATTCGTCCCCACCCCCCGATAGAGCAGAACCGGTTCCGAGATAACCAACAAGCATATGCGAGAATATGCCATATGTATCAATTAAGCCTATGGCAGTATCTCCCTCGACATACCAATAATAACCCACATCTGGGATAGGATCACCGATACCTGTCGGGTTGCTTATCTGAACCCTGAACTGGTGCTCGAATATTGCTGTAAAGGTAGAATCTGAGTAAACAGTAATGGTTCGGAATGTGTCCGTTGAACCATCAGACCATCTCTGGAAAATATATTTTTCGCACTCAGATATATCGACTTGCCTATTAACCGCTATCTGGTGAGTAGAACCATCGAACCAGTTTGTGTAATACGGGCTTTCGTATCTCGTTCCATCGACATAGACAGAGTCCCCAAAATTCGTTTCGATAGCAACTAAATAACCTGAGGCTGAGTAATTTATAGAATCGATAAAGAAAGATTCTATATCATGAAAACGAACTGAATCATCGACCTCAGCTCTACGAGCTGGGGAACCTGTTGTCCATTCGGAAAATTCTATTGTCGATGAATAATCCGCCCACTGGCTCCAAGTATCATACTGATCCGATTCAAGGTGCGGAGAACCGAAATGCTCGTGCTGAATCGTAGAAACAGTGTGTGAAATATCTGTTCCAAAAAGATGAATGATAGGTTTCAGTTGATGCCAAAATTCAATTTCATATTCGTCCGGCACACCAGTAATTACAAAAGCAGTGTCATCGAGATCGGGGACAGCCCAGCGCTCCTCTGCATCGGAATCAGACGTGATCCTCGATATATCAACTTCCTCACCCGGAACACACCAAATCTCGACACATTCGCCTTCCCATATCTCTACTTCAATCGGCACCCCTTCAGAAGGATAATATTCGATAGTTGCGAAGTTATATTCGTCAGTGAGCAATCCCGGTGAAGGTGTATGAATACAGAATTGAACAGCATAATTCACTATCATAGAATCCTGTTCGGTCCAAGGAGAGACATTTCTAACTCTATCACGGGCGCGGAGTCGGAAATAATAGGCCTGTCCTTCGACAACATCGACTGGAACTGACGGTCCAAAATCAGCAGTGCTTAAGGTTGTTGCCATCATCCAATCTGTCCAGGATCCCCCACTCCCAACCTTATACTGAATATCATAGTTCCAAATACCCCAACCCTCACCATCGTGCGAAGTCGAATCCATGCCAGTCCAAGTTAATACAAAGGATGTATCCGACGCATAATGAACAGCTATATTGAACCAACTAAACGGATACCAATAATCTCGATCGATCTTTCGGTAACCGGGATAAAGCGAATAGGTTGTGCCAACAAGTGGATTTTTGGAAATCGGGGTCGGTTGACCTATAGAAGAAGTTAAGCTATACCTTGCCGAAGTCACACTAAAATTTTCGTTGCCAGCGGCATTGATAACATCGGAAAGAATTGTAGTCTGGGCAATTGTGTTGAAACAAAAAAATAAAAGCAGTATTAGGATATAAGAAAACCGAAGGTCATTTCTCGGCTGAGGCATATACTTTTTCCTTCCGGTTGAGTCACTACTAGTTTAGTTCCTTGGCGAATAATGCCGAAACTTATTTTATACAACCGAGTTATATAAATAGCTCTTTCTATTCGATTCTGACCATTTATCCAACAAACCGGTCGTTTCAAGACTTACAGGGCTCCCCAGCCAAAATTAGATAAGTTATTTTACCTTATCTAAAGAATTATAAACATGATTTTTTAAAAATCACTAAAAATAATCTGCTTTTTAAACTTCGAATAAAAAAATAATCTCGCTGGAATTTGGTATCATATTAAACTGAGCTAATCAGTCCTTTACTTCTCCCACTCCTCCATCGCAAGTAATAACATAGAATTTCACATTCTTAATCTCACAACAAAAATTAAGAACCGGTAATTTGATAATAAACTTAATGTTTCTTGCATTCTTGTTGAGTAGAATGATATTGATTTATTGAATATAAGGTTTATTATTTTACATAATCTGGAGGTAAAATGAAATATGGTATAGTATTAATCGTTCTTTTTCCACTTATTATATTTGCGCTCGATGAAGCTCCCGGGTGGCCAAAAATACTTCCCGCGCCAGATGCTACATTTTCTGGTTCTCCGCTTCTAATCGATTTGGATTGCGACGATATAAAAGAAGTAGCCATCGCCGGCCCCGATGACTCCCTTAGGGTGTTCTCTATAAACGGGACTTATTTCTCTGGATTTCCAGTGGCCTTATCCGGCAATGTCTTGACGCACATCGCTATCGGACCTGTCACTGGCACGTGGTTTCAGTTTGTGTTCATTACCGATGAAGGTTCTGTCCACGTTATTGAGCGTAACGGAACAGAAGTCTCCCCCTTTCCTGTAGACCTTGGGTCTTCTCCCGGCCCTGCAGGGATTGCTCTTTGGGATTTCGATAACGATGGGTTCTGCGAAATAGTAGCCCATGTCGATGAATCTCTTCACGTTCTCGGTTCAGATGGTGCAAACATATCCGGATTCCCTGTTTCTGTTGAATCCGAGTTTGGACCAGCAGCATCACCAGCCATAGGCGACCTCGATGGCAACGGCTCAGCGGAAATCATTGTTGTTGGCTATAATAAACTCTATGCCTATGAGGCCGATGGAACTATCCTACCGCTTTTCCCCATCGAATTAGGAGATACATCTGCCTTTAGTTACAGCTCTCCGGTTCTTGTCGATTTAGATAACAATGACACGCTCGAGATATGTTGCGGTTACCATTCATTCACCGGCACGAACCGAGGTTACATTGGAGCATGGAATATCGAAGCTGGCGAAATTGATAGCTGGCCTCTACTTCTAGGAGGCTACGGTAGTTGGATTTATGGCTCTTTAGCCTGCGGTGATCTGGATGGTGATAGACTTCCTGAAATAATAGCTACATCTCATAATGGTAAAGGTTATGTCCTTAACGGCGATGCTAGCTCTCCCGATCCCTGGAGTATGAGTCTTGGAATAGGTGCGCTCGAATCCAGCCCTTTGGTTTGCGATTTCGATAATGACGGCGGCCCCGATATCCTCTTTTTGGGAAATGATACACTTGGCACAATCACTGCATTCACAGCCGTAGGTGCTTTAATAGATTCTTTTCCCATCGAGGTCGGAAGTCCCTGGAAAATGGCGACTCCATCCATTGACAACATGGATAGCGATATCAACCTAGAAATATGCGCCCTGGATTCCGATGGTTATCTACACCTTTATAAATACCCATTCTCAGGCACAAAATATGCGCGCCCATGGAT
This genomic interval carries:
- a CDS encoding fibronectin type III domain-containing protein, coding for MPQPRNDLRFSYILILLLFFCFNTIAQTTILSDVINAAGNENFSVTSARYSLTSSIGQPTPISKNPLVGTTYSLYPGYRKIDRDYWYPFSWFNIAVHYASDTSFVLTWTGMDSTSHDGEGWGIWNYDIQYKVGSGGSWTDWMMATTLSTADFGPSVPVDVVEGQAYYFRLRARDRVRNVSPWTEQDSMIVNYAVQFCIHTPSPGLLTDEYNFATIEYYPSEGVPIEVEIWEGECVEIWCVPGEEVDISRITSDSDAEERWAVPDLDDTAFVITGVPDEYEIEFWHQLKPIIHLFGTDISHTVSTIQHEHFGSPHLESDQYDTWSQWADYSSTIEFSEWTTGSPARRAEVDDSVRFHDIESFFIDSINYSASGYLVAIETNFGDSVYVDGTRYESPYYTNWFDGSTHQIAVNRQVDISECEKYIFQRWSDGSTDTFRTITVYSDSTFTAIFEHQFRVQISNPTGIGDPIPDVGYYWYVEGDTAIGLIDTYGIFSHMLVGYLGTGSALSGGGDEFWFEVYDCSSIEWVWVPTSDDLCTLRVYSRYGHPHPIGIYVVPRGTSVWCSVEDSTFEEGEWHYCTGFLGDGSVAPISGSENVVNFVMDDNGWLVWQWDGTLELSLVISSSPSVHGPPVPFIGTHWYPVDSDIEAYVANNPDSGWWCTGYTAFGAIPSTSADSVHFTLNAPTEIDWHWIYYPSGPVDTVWIFSRFGEPLPTRGRHMYPHGTDIIAYVTPTDGSHWCSGWSGTGSTPLSGAGTTVGFTLNMFSTLTWNWDGEDLIPFVVINPGGHDSPNPPEGVHWYEPLSCFTAYVTSPAFGWYCVGYNGFGSVPMFGYSGYCDITLTMASGIEWLWSNDVVTLRVSAPSYSSPIPPIGTTYHPVGRHIVASNIDTLWIHPAFRHSCRGWTGDGIVVPDSGIGNLVEFDMTHSGSISWIYDDQYYIELAHTGLPDSVNPINLGVEGWYNSGDSAVLVTDSVVMDEEDPYVFVQWHDSGYGALIDDINSDSTFILIDSSYNLVAEFREAVWVEIIKSPIGDSLGWIRVDDDTTYGESYAGYLVRGFEYTIQVSILDFNYEVMFDFLRWRVDSSISETRVFIPESDTTLYVDYNKRWHVIIEKHPQENHIGRLVVDTDTYTGVDVVRQEFWWDEGSTHRVEHTLSDSTAFLKYEFFRWNDGVTTPTRLCGPIVGFDSLAAIYTKKSLCRVEKVPRETHGAIKVDGELYPGVAIVDFWHEWGTSLLLEVSNYDVFSDSVYIFDYWGIPGFPTDTSLTVPEVTIPDTFFAHYIPTRIQINLEIAQRGIFPNDSVYWVIPGTLDWAEEKAMLNTDSIKIYSYSNVPIELGLEVQNILDITAGWVEDPDWRPAYNPGSNKFSLYAQFTDLSTPPVSWTRIHDYIKDSPVWATSVIFGPGGYFLPPEGEPGSTTMLWFDFVAPISCENPNHQRCIEVLLLAQIYLP
- a CDS encoding T9SS type A sorting domain-containing protein: MKYGIVLIVLFPLIIFALDEAPGWPKILPAPDATFSGSPLLIDLDCDDIKEVAIAGPDDSLRVFSINGTYFSGFPVALSGNVLTHIAIGPVTGTWFQFVFITDEGSVHVIERNGTEVSPFPVDLGSSPGPAGIALWDFDNDGFCEIVAHVDESLHVLGSDGANISGFPVSVESEFGPAASPAIGDLDGNGSAEIIVVGYNKLYAYEADGTILPLFPIELGDTSAFSYSSPVLVDLDNNDTLEICCGYHSFTGTNRGYIGAWNIEAGEIDSWPLLLGGYGSWIYGSLACGDLDGDRLPEIIATSHNGKGYVLNGDASSPDPWSMSLGIGALESSPLVCDFDNDGGPDILFLGNDTLGTITAFTAVGALIDSFPIEVGSPWKMATPSIDNMDSDINLEICALDSDGYLHLYKYPFSGTKYARPWIMGRHDPLRTGWHHPKPPANIEAYYHGDSVLVSWGKRETWDFFEYHLYSTADSVDSSGAFSLGEFSDTFAVVEFDSVFKYYFVTAATRFTESEKSVITDIDSLTGIIERNPSSFALKAYPNPFNSTCIIETDNPIRIFDINGKMVANLSTESNSSITWNATDNSGNELPSGIYHIKTINGSRSKRVVLIR